The genomic DNA AAGCTTTCTGGAGCATATTTATCTCCATTTCTACCACAAAACAAATAGTTTTTAGGCCTATATTGTAAGTAATACTCTCTAAATAAAACCCTTAGAGAATTAGGCAATGGTAAAACGCGATCCTTTCTACCTTTGCCAGAGCGAATAAAAATTTGATTTCTATCACTATTTATATCTTCAATTTTAATATTAATTAATTCGCCACTTCTTAAGCCCAACGCATAAATGGCTGTAAGCATAGCTTTATGTTTAATATTATTATGACTTTCTGAAATAGCCTTAACCTCTTTAGTAGAAATAATATTGGGTAACGGGCTTGGACGCCTGGTGGGATAAACCGGTGAAAAATCTATATCTCTACTATACATTTCTCTATAAAAAAGTTTTAATGCCGCACACAGTTGTTTGTGAGTAGTATAAGCAAGGTTTTTATCATGAACAATTTGTATAATAATAGCAAGTAATTGTTTGTTTTCAAGACTTATTAAATCTATTTGAAAACCAACATATTTATGAAACGATTTTATTAAACCTAAATAAGTATTTATACTATTTTCACTATATCTTTTAATTTTTAAAAGCTTCTGAAAGTCTAAAAAAGTTGCGATATCTGCCATAAAATCAAATATATACAAACTTTAACAAAAGTTGGTATATTCCTACAAATTAGTTTGCTAACCGGTACAAAATGATTATGTTTGGTATATACAATTGTTATATTGCATTTAAACGAACACCAGAACTGAATGACAGAATCCAATAGAGCACTTATAAATCTAAATGGAAATGAAGAAACAATTTCTAATATTGATTTTACTTCTGTAGTTAATATTACCTATACAGAAAATGTTGTACTCGAAAAGAAAAAAGTCGTATTCCAAAAATGTATATTTAGACAAGGAATTGTATTTATGATTGACCTTACTCAAACCAAAATATCTGAATTGGATTTGATGTTTGAGGACTGTATCATTGAAGAGAACAAAGAGAAAAATGAAATCAAATCCAATAAACAAAAACAAAAGCTCTTTTTATATTTTAATACTTGTCTAATTCGAGATTTAGGGTTAGATAAATGTGATTTCACTAATGCATCTTTTTTTAAAAGTCTAATTCTAGAAAGATTATTAATAACAAACTCTTCAGTTAGAATTATCACAATTCGAAATTGCTTTGGCTCTGTATTTATTAATAATAATCCCAAATCCAAATTGTTTATTTATTATGCTGACGATAATCTTTTCATCGAGAATTATAATTTGCGAAAAGTTAATAAACTAATAAAAAAAAGAGATTCACTAAATAAGATATTTTCACACAAAACAAGATTTCATATATCCAATACCCAAGAAATTTCTGTTGAATTCAAAAAATCATCTGAAAACGGAATTAAACGAATAAAAAATGAAGATAAATCATTAAAAGAAGCTAAATACTACTTAAAAGAAAGTGAACTAAAAGAACTAGATATTTCAGTTTCAATTAGACTAGAATCTGATATTACTAAAAATATAAAGATTTCTAATTGCATATTAAACGGTCTATCACTTAATGGAGATTCGAACACAATTATTGATATTAAGCATACAACTTGTAATCGTCTATTTATTGATAAATTTAGCAGTGCAAAACTATTACTTTACGATTTTCAAGCTACAAAAGAAGACAGTAAATTAGAAATTAAAAATTCAGATTTATCGAACACTTGGTTCAACAAAGTGCGATTAAATAGCTTCGACATAGTTAGCTTTTACAGAACAACATTAGAAAACACCAAATTTTCTGCCACAGAATTTCCGAATTCTATTGAAGCTTTGGAAAACATTCATTACCCTTTAGAAAAAGAATCTGAATATTTTAATAATCAATATGAAAATTATAAGCAATTAAAAGTTGCTCTAGCAAATCAATCTGACCAAATTCAAGCTTTGCAAATGCACCGAAAAATGTACGAAGCAATTCGACAAAGCAAAAAACTAAGTAGTCAAGATAAATTCATCTTATTCTTAAATAATATTTCCAACAAACACGGAACCTCAATTACGCATTCATTTTTCTGTTTTTTGGTTATTCTATTTAGTTTATATATAACTTACACATTAGCATTACCAAAAGCCCCATATTCATTTGGTTGGAATGGCTTTGGTTCATTTTGGGAAAGTATTTGCGAAACGACAAATTTTGTTCTAAATAAATGGAAAAATTTATATGCATTAGCAAATCCAACTCATAGATTAAGCCAGTTAATAGAAAATAATTTAGGACAAGAATTATCAGGAATGAATTATTTCATTTCTTTCTGTTCAAGAATTCTAATCGGTTGGTGCTATTATCAATTCGTGAGTGCATTTAGGAAATTCGGAAAGAAAGTTTGATTAAAAAACGCAATATAACACCGTGTATAATTAATGGCTGGTTCTCGCCTACTTACAAAATCCTCGCGGATTTTCTATTCAGTAATTATTTATTAAATTAGGTGCTTAAACACGCCACTAATCATACACAATAACGTTATTGTTAATGCTGCGCTACGCTTGCATTAACAATAACCCGACGAGGGCTTCGCCCGAGTTATTGCTCACCGCAGTAGCTTCGCTACGCACTGAACAATAACTCTGGTTATAAGTTATTTTAAACTTACAGATATTTGCAATATCTTACAGTTCAAAACAACTCATAACCCTCGTCGGGTTGGCAAACATTTAAGACAAACGAAAATCAATGAGAATTACGACATTATTAATACTTCTACTTTTTTCTTTTAAGACATACTCTCAAACCATTATTGAAATGGAGGAATATAAAGGAGTTTACAAACTTGAATGTAAAATTAATGGAATCCCAATGGATTTTATATTTGACACAGGAGCATCAAATGTGTCAATTTCTTCAACAGAAGCTCTTTTTCTTATAAAACAAGGTTTAATAACAGACGAAGATGTTATTGGAAATGTGAATTACAAAATTGCAAACGGAAAAACTCTTGAGGGAACTAAAATCAACCTTAAAACAATTGAAATTCAAGGTTTGATTTTAGAAAATGTAACTGCGACAGTAGTTCACGAACTGAATTCACCTCTTTTACTTGGACAATCTGTTTTATCACGATTAGGAAAAATAACTATTGAAAAAAACAAACTTATCGTTCACAATGAAAATAAAGTAACATCAAAAAATGTAGAAAAAGAAATTGAAGAAACAATTAGTTGGCTGAATGACAAAATTCAAAAATTTCAAATTAACGGAAAAATAAAAGCGGAATACGAATTGTTTTTTGAAAAAGTGAACAGCGAATACTACATAAAAGTTCATCAAGATTTCTACTTATATGGGAAAGATAAAGGAATAACCGAAAAGTCTGTTACTTACATTCCAGTAAAAGAAATCGGAAGTATTGAATTTAAAGATAGAGGTTACGAATGGGAAACAGAAGATAAAAGAGGTTACATTTTATTCATTTATATCAAAAATGACAATCATAAAATTGTAAAAGAAAGTATTTCCTATTTTATGGGTAAAGAGAATAAAAGCTCGG from Lacinutrix sp. 5H-3-7-4 includes the following:
- a CDS encoding tyrosine-type recombinase/integrase yields the protein MADIATFLDFQKLLKIKRYSENSINTYLGLIKSFHKYVGFQIDLISLENKQLLAIIIQIVHDKNLAYTTHKQLCAALKLFYREMYSRDIDFSPVYPTRRPSPLPNIISTKEVKAISESHNNIKHKAMLTAIYALGLRSGELINIKIEDINSDRNQIFIRSGKGRKDRVLPLPNSLRVLFREYYLQYRPKNYLFCGRNGDKYAPESLRKVFKMAVFKAGINKQITLHSLRHAYATHLMDRGTDVRIIKELLGHSSIKTTLIYTHVTQKTLENIPSPIDFL
- a CDS encoding TIGR02281 family clan AA aspartic protease yields the protein MRITTLLILLLFSFKTYSQTIIEMEEYKGVYKLECKINGIPMDFIFDTGASNVSISSTEALFLIKQGLITDEDVIGNVNYKIANGKTLEGTKINLKTIEIQGLILENVTATVVHELNSPLLLGQSVLSRLGKITIEKNKLIVHNENKVTSKNVEKEIEETISWLNDKIQKFQINGKIKAEYELFFEKVNSEYYIKVHQDFYLYGKDKGITEKSVTYIPVKEIGSIEFKDRGYEWETEDKRGYILFIYIKNDNHKIVKESISYFMGKENKSSEKESYYVINLKRAIDEENLRERIKKSFGYLKEMTNEKKIEKF